The Chitinophaga flava genome has a segment encoding these proteins:
- a CDS encoding anti-sigma factor has translation MNIQAYISSGALESYVFGLATPEVRSEVEQLRLLYPEVNAAIIQLQHEVENFVATYAVAPPAGLKDKVLTIITQAHTDSDISHYFSIDPAPSSNYVTIHHYWRIAAVSIIILCFAFLSSAIILAIKYKSLSQKNEIHNRALYQQLAANPDVSMIQLKSSTSDQNCSITLFWNKHTGALYALADYLPTPPNQLQFQVWAVVDNKPVNAGLMKVDNSFQKLINIPHADLFWITLEKTGGSIAPHKYNIIATAETK, from the coding sequence TTGAATATACAAGCATACATATCAAGCGGCGCACTGGAAAGCTACGTTTTTGGGCTGGCGACTCCCGAAGTAAGATCGGAAGTAGAACAGCTAAGATTGCTGTATCCGGAGGTGAATGCTGCTATTATACAATTGCAGCATGAGGTTGAAAACTTTGTTGCCACGTATGCTGTTGCTCCCCCTGCAGGATTAAAAGACAAAGTACTCACTATTATTACTCAAGCCCACACGGATAGTGATATATCCCACTATTTTTCGATAGACCCTGCTCCTTCTTCAAATTACGTTACAATACACCACTACTGGAGAATCGCGGCAGTCTCCATTATCATTCTTTGTTTTGCCTTTTTGTCCAGCGCAATTATTTTGGCCATCAAATACAAATCACTTTCACAAAAAAATGAAATACACAACCGTGCGCTCTATCAACAACTGGCGGCCAATCCGGATGTAAGCATGATCCAGCTAAAAAGCAGCACCAGCGATCAAAACTGCTCCATCACACTCTTCTGGAACAAACATACCGGCGCCTTATACGCCCTCGCCGATTACCTGCCCACTCCTCCAAATCAACTTCAATTCCAGGTATGGGCCGTTGTTGATAACAAACCCGTCAATGCCGGCCTGATGAAAGTAGATAACAGCTTCCAGAAGTTAATTAATATCCCCCACGCAGACCTCTTCTGGATTACCCTCGAGAAAACCGGCGGCAGTATTGCACCCCACAAGTATAATATCATAGCAACAGCGGAAACTAAATAA
- a CDS encoding RNA polymerase sigma factor, producing the protein MKSLRIYQNTTLVSPQLQEKEVVFQRLYDDYSGAIYGVILSLIDDKHLAEEVLQDTFLKIWKNMDQYDPKKGTWFTWMHHIARNTALDVMRSKAFRNRSINEPLSDDHLQLPAPAAQEDTGLRKLASQLKDDHSVLIELAYFQGYTQEEIGRRLNIPLGTVKTRLRIALKRLAKMITDP; encoded by the coding sequence TTGAAATCACTACGCATATATCAAAATACAACTCTTGTTTCCCCGCAGCTGCAGGAGAAAGAAGTAGTATTCCAGCGCCTTTACGATGATTATTCAGGCGCTATATATGGAGTGATATTAAGTCTGATAGATGATAAACATCTCGCAGAGGAAGTCTTACAGGATACTTTTTTGAAAATATGGAAAAACATGGATCAATATGATCCTAAAAAAGGAACCTGGTTTACCTGGATGCACCACATAGCCCGAAACACCGCCCTGGATGTGATGCGCAGTAAAGCCTTCCGCAACCGCAGCATAAACGAGCCACTGAGTGACGACCACCTGCAGCTTCCCGCACCGGCTGCCCAGGAAGATACAGGCCTCCGTAAGCTGGCCAGCCAGCTAAAAGATGACCATAGTGTATTGATAGAATTAGCCTATTTTCAGGGATATACCCAGGAAGAAATCGGACGCAGACTGAACATCCCTTTAGGCACTGTTAAAACAAGGCTTCGCATAGCCCTGAAAAGATTAGCAAAAATGATCACAGACCCTTGA
- a CDS encoding zinc-dependent metalloprotease produces the protein MHASYRKLLWLLPCVALSAQCFTSTDVIAQSKKKGGWLFGKKKTPVVVADTTAKKKPDTKGLKPYKEVIPADAISSEGLFKVHRVKTDYFFEIPLNLLGRELLVVNKLSKVPEQLNEAGVNKGMNYANMVIAFERDTLLNKIFLRKHNPFLEVPADNAIAQSVADNFAASLIDQFKIEAYNKDTTAFVINVSKLFDGSNSSINNVFESLGLPGSPIKDLSRIRGIKPFQDNVVAKSELTSKITGVEVSIETTTNLVLLSDQPMKARFADRRVGLFTTPRWYFSDAQHKLEQRELITRWRLEPKPEDMQRYKNGELVEPKKPIVYYIDASTPAQWRSYIKAGIEDWQKAFEAAGFKNAIIAKDAPVNDPDFDADDARYSVVTYAASAKANAMGPSVIDPRSGEILEADIIWWHNVMSTLHSWVRIQTGAIDPRARGNHFSDSLMGHAIRFVSSHEVGHTLGLQHNMGSSFAFDVDSLRSPEFTSRMGGTAPSIMDYARFNYVAQPGDNVTQITPAIGVYDKFAIGWAYRYTGKNPHDELAELNQQLRAHENDPLYAFGEQQDIRDAIDPRSQIEDLGNDAVKASHYGLQNLKRIVPQILSWTREEGSSYDEAGKMLNSAIGQWNQYGYHVMASVGGVYVTPTVYGQKQNSYVHVPKKKQQDAVKYLLEEVFNTPAWLFKNEIYAKSYPIKESPIGNIEYGALVYAKGLQSFFYYDLLRDERLSRMMENEAANGRDAYTVSDLLSDLHNGIFAKTIKGQTLDIFERNSQKGFVDALIVSIDKSVARPDAKKFQDDFAFNGADGFCSFSLQPQKEAERASRNLNYFSIHRVSDAVSAKRGEMTRLIQLLNSRKNGGDRATADHYNDLIIRMQQALNNK, from the coding sequence ATGCACGCAAGTTACAGGAAACTGTTATGGTTACTCCCATGTGTAGCCCTTTCGGCACAATGTTTTACATCCACTGATGTAATAGCCCAATCAAAGAAGAAAGGCGGATGGCTTTTCGGGAAAAAGAAAACCCCTGTGGTAGTAGCTGATACGACCGCTAAAAAGAAACCCGATACCAAAGGACTGAAGCCTTATAAAGAAGTGATCCCGGCAGATGCTATCTCCAGTGAGGGCCTGTTTAAGGTACACCGTGTGAAAACAGACTACTTCTTCGAAATCCCGCTGAACCTGCTCGGCCGGGAGTTGCTCGTAGTCAACAAACTCTCCAAAGTACCGGAACAACTCAATGAAGCCGGTGTCAATAAAGGAATGAATTATGCTAACATGGTCATCGCTTTTGAAAGAGATACCTTGTTGAATAAGATCTTCCTGCGTAAACACAACCCATTCCTCGAAGTACCTGCCGACAACGCCATCGCGCAGTCTGTAGCAGACAACTTCGCTGCCTCCCTGATAGACCAGTTTAAAATAGAAGCCTATAACAAAGACACCACTGCATTCGTGATCAACGTGTCCAAACTGTTTGACGGCTCCAACAGCAGCATCAACAACGTCTTTGAATCACTCGGCCTGCCAGGCTCTCCGATTAAAGACCTGTCCCGCATCCGTGGTATCAAACCCTTCCAGGACAATGTGGTGGCCAAGTCTGAGCTGACATCCAAAATCACCGGTGTGGAAGTATCTATTGAAACCACTACCAATCTGGTACTGCTCAGCGATCAGCCAATGAAAGCCCGCTTCGCCGACAGAAGGGTAGGGCTCTTTACTACGCCCAGATGGTATTTCAGCGATGCTCAGCACAAACTGGAGCAGAGAGAGCTGATCACCCGCTGGCGTCTGGAACCCAAGCCGGAAGATATGCAGCGTTATAAGAACGGTGAACTGGTAGAACCTAAGAAACCGATCGTATATTATATCGATGCCAGCACCCCTGCACAGTGGCGTTCTTATATCAAAGCCGGTATTGAAGACTGGCAGAAAGCCTTTGAGGCAGCCGGTTTCAAAAACGCGATCATCGCTAAAGACGCACCTGTCAACGATCCCGATTTTGATGCAGACGATGCCCGTTATTCTGTAGTGACCTACGCCGCCTCCGCCAAAGCCAACGCTATGGGGCCTTCTGTGATAGATCCCCGCAGCGGTGAGATACTGGAAGCAGATATCATCTGGTGGCATAACGTGATGAGCACCCTGCACTCCTGGGTACGTATCCAGACAGGTGCCATCGATCCCCGTGCCCGTGGCAACCACTTCAGCGATTCCCTGATGGGACACGCTATCCGTTTTGTATCTAGCCACGAAGTAGGCCATACGCTCGGTCTTCAGCATAATATGGGCAGCAGCTTCGCCTTCGATGTAGACTCACTGCGCTCTCCGGAGTTCACCTCCCGTATGGGTGGTACCGCGCCTTCCATCATGGACTACGCCCGTTTTAACTACGTGGCACAGCCGGGAGATAACGTAACCCAGATCACACCTGCCATTGGCGTATACGATAAATTCGCAATCGGATGGGCTTACCGCTATACCGGTAAAAATCCGCATGATGAGCTGGCTGAACTGAACCAACAGTTAAGGGCACACGAAAATGATCCGCTCTATGCTTTTGGTGAACAACAGGATATCAGAGATGCTATCGATCCCCGCAGCCAGATAGAAGACCTGGGCAACGATGCTGTGAAAGCCAGCCATTATGGCTTGCAGAACCTGAAACGCATCGTTCCGCAGATTCTCAGCTGGACCCGTGAAGAAGGTAGTTCTTATGACGAAGCTGGTAAAATGCTCAACAGCGCCATCGGCCAGTGGAATCAATACGGTTATCACGTAATGGCCAGCGTAGGTGGTGTTTATGTTACCCCTACTGTATATGGTCAGAAACAGAACAGCTACGTACATGTGCCTAAAAAGAAACAACAGGATGCGGTAAAATACCTGTTGGAAGAAGTGTTTAACACACCAGCCTGGCTCTTTAAAAATGAAATCTATGCCAAAAGTTATCCTATCAAGGAGAGCCCGATTGGTAATATAGAATACGGTGCACTCGTATATGCCAAAGGCTTACAATCCTTTTTCTATTACGACCTGCTCCGCGATGAGCGCCTGTCCCGCATGATGGAAAATGAAGCAGCCAACGGCCGCGATGCCTATACGGTTTCTGACCTGCTGTCTGATCTGCACAACGGCATCTTCGCCAAAACCATCAAAGGCCAGACCCTGGACATCTTTGAACGTAACAGCCAGAAAGGTTTTGTAGATGCACTGATTGTTAGCATCGACAAATCCGTTGCCCGCCCTGACGCTAAAAAATTCCAGGACGATTTTGCTTTTAACGGTGCCGACGGATTCTGTTCTTTCTCTCTGCAGCCGCAAAAAGAGGCTGAACGTGCTTCCCGTAACCTGAACTATTTCTCCATTCATCGTGTATCTGACGCCGTTAGTGCCAAACGTGGAGAAATGACAAGACTGATACAGTTACTGAACAGCCGTAAAAATGGTGGAGACAGGGCCACTGCTGATCATTACAATGACCTGATCATTCGTATGCAGCAGGCGCTGAACAACAAATAA
- a CDS encoding SusC/RagA family TonB-linked outer membrane protein, with translation MKKSQLWMKICCLLLVVSLSPWWAQAQTSPRIIKGKVVDATSGEALPGVSVYASNKTIGTTTGSENIIENISIGAITDEKGDFSLKLPDSLSVKQLTIGFMGYETKLLALTASNHYKVALSSAGKNLNEFVFTGYQTIKKNKSTGAIDKISMDKIEVAGVMSVEQMLQGQLSGVAITPQSGAPGQAAKIRIRGTSSLQGTQDPLWVIDGLPIEGTNLPTADDAKSIDQLYTSSIAGYSPSDIESITVLKDAAATAIYGARAANGVIVITTKSGKKNERISVNYRNNFTFTQKPDLGRLNLMNSDQKVNLELDLFTSDFSFGANNGEVSRILRKYNVTADDLSTKGLDGINAAARNEINALRGIHTNWNDLIYRNAFTQEHTISVSGGGDRSAYYFSGGYYDEKGAAIGTGANRYNITLKTDYDLTDKLKFSAGIFANQRNQNSFYSNRAGNTNPVQYSRLANPYTPVYDDKGNYVYDRNIGGDKNIVDFNLLEERKNTSNTLKAQSVNTNFKLDYEVIPRLHISSQLGIQSEITTGEQIALGNTYLMRLLSDQNMRFDPATGTQRTIIPKGGMINNNNRNMQQYTLKTMAEYSFNLHKYHEFNFMVGNEVRRVKDKYNATTGYGFDPKTLTSIPIKFQNDNDIKDLYGNKNTYAENAFVSFFGTGSYTYHNRYTLGGSIRFDGSDLFGVDPKYKYLPLWSVSGLWRVMEEPFMQNVRFINTLNVRASYGLQGNVDKNTSPFVMGTYYNAPILPGDPLQVITVTSPPNAKLRWEKTINKNIGIDISILKSRVNITADYYDRHGKDLINVYALPLETGFQNMAVNWAEMRNSGVELSISTRNIIRKDFRWSTDFNFSYNKNKVLRETLQDNSYFPSREGNPTGTIWGIDYAGLNEHGMIMVNHDGKTQTLSDLLQLKDDFAGDPDLGGLFPYSELTNDQQRALFRNMGSIDPLYTGGLNNNFSYKRFDLSIGLLFNLGQKAKIQPPYNPFFYDRATNVSSAILDRWTPSNPNGQYPGLFGDGPQTSEEMRLLGHWLQDKYYQYTALGLWVKDAGYVRVRNITLGYRLPENICDRIRLKGLKVTAEARNPFVFSRNYDGYMDPETMGNIYAQPIPKTYTIGLNATF, from the coding sequence ATGAAAAAAAGTCAATTGTGGATGAAGATATGCTGCCTGCTGCTGGTTGTCAGCCTTTCTCCCTGGTGGGCCCAGGCACAAACCAGCCCGCGCATCATTAAGGGGAAAGTAGTGGACGCCACTTCCGGTGAAGCATTACCAGGCGTGTCTGTATACGCCAGCAATAAAACCATCGGTACTACTACTGGTTCGGAAAACATTATCGAAAATATCAGCATCGGCGCTATCACCGATGAAAAGGGCGATTTCTCCCTGAAACTGCCGGATTCACTTTCCGTAAAACAGCTGACCATTGGTTTCATGGGTTATGAAACCAAACTGCTGGCACTCACTGCCAGCAACCATTACAAGGTGGCGCTGTCATCCGCCGGCAAAAACCTGAACGAATTTGTGTTCACCGGTTATCAGACTATCAAAAAGAATAAGTCTACCGGCGCTATCGATAAGATCAGCATGGACAAAATAGAGGTAGCAGGCGTAATGAGCGTAGAGCAGATGCTGCAGGGACAGCTGTCCGGCGTGGCAATCACTCCGCAGTCCGGTGCTCCCGGCCAGGCCGCCAAGATCCGTATCCGTGGTACATCTTCTCTGCAAGGTACGCAGGACCCGCTGTGGGTAATTGACGGGCTGCCCATTGAAGGTACCAATCTGCCTACCGCAGACGATGCCAAATCCATCGATCAGCTGTACACTTCTTCTATCGCGGGTTACAGCCCCTCCGATATCGAAAGCATCACTGTGCTGAAAGATGCTGCCGCTACCGCTATCTATGGTGCGCGTGCTGCCAACGGTGTGATTGTCATCACCACCAAATCCGGTAAAAAAAATGAGCGGATATCTGTAAACTACCGCAATAACTTCACCTTTACACAGAAGCCGGACCTGGGCCGTCTTAACCTGATGAACAGCGACCAGAAAGTAAACCTGGAACTGGACCTGTTTACTTCTGATTTTTCTTTCGGTGCCAACAATGGTGAAGTATCCCGTATTCTCCGTAAGTATAATGTTACTGCGGATGATCTTTCCACCAAAGGGTTGGATGGCATCAATGCTGCAGCCCGCAATGAAATCAATGCTCTCAGAGGTATTCATACCAACTGGAACGATCTTATTTATCGCAACGCCTTTACCCAGGAGCACACGATAAGTGTTTCCGGTGGCGGCGATAGATCTGCTTATTACTTCAGCGGCGGTTATTATGACGAAAAAGGTGCAGCCATCGGTACCGGCGCCAATCGTTATAACATCACCCTGAAAACAGACTACGACCTGACAGACAAACTGAAGTTCTCTGCCGGCATCTTTGCCAATCAGCGTAACCAGAACTCCTTCTATAGCAACCGCGCCGGTAATACCAACCCGGTACAGTATTCCCGTCTGGCCAACCCGTATACGCCTGTATACGACGACAAAGGCAACTATGTGTACGACAGAAACATTGGCGGAGATAAGAATATCGTGGACTTCAACCTGCTGGAAGAACGTAAAAATACCAGCAATACCCTCAAAGCCCAGTCTGTAAATACCAACTTCAAACTGGACTATGAAGTGATCCCCCGCCTGCACATCAGCTCACAGCTGGGTATTCAGTCTGAGATCACTACCGGCGAACAGATCGCCCTCGGAAACACTTACCTGATGAGATTGTTGTCTGATCAGAACATGCGTTTTGATCCGGCTACCGGCACACAAAGAACCATTATCCCTAAAGGCGGTATGATTAACAACAATAACCGCAATATGCAGCAGTATACGCTGAAAACAATGGCGGAATACAGTTTTAATCTGCATAAATACCATGAGTTTAATTTCATGGTGGGTAATGAGGTGAGAAGAGTGAAGGATAAATATAACGCTACCACCGGCTATGGCTTTGATCCTAAAACACTGACCAGCATTCCGATCAAATTCCAGAATGATAACGATATCAAAGATCTGTATGGTAACAAAAACACCTATGCGGAAAATGCATTCGTATCTTTCTTCGGTACCGGTAGTTATACTTACCACAACCGCTATACTTTAGGTGGTAGCATCCGTTTTGATGGATCCGACCTGTTTGGTGTAGATCCCAAATACAAATACCTGCCTTTATGGTCTGTGAGCGGATTATGGCGTGTGATGGAAGAACCTTTCATGCAGAACGTACGTTTCATTAATACGCTGAATGTGCGTGCCTCTTATGGTTTACAGGGTAACGTGGATAAAAACACTTCTCCTTTCGTAATGGGTACTTACTACAACGCACCTATTTTACCAGGAGACCCGCTCCAGGTAATCACGGTGACATCTCCGCCCAATGCCAAGCTGAGATGGGAAAAAACCATCAACAAAAACATCGGTATCGATATCAGCATCCTGAAAAGCAGAGTAAACATCACTGCTGATTATTATGACCGTCATGGTAAAGACCTGATCAACGTATATGCCTTGCCGTTGGAAACCGGTTTCCAGAATATGGCGGTCAACTGGGCAGAAATGCGTAACAGTGGTGTGGAGCTGAGCATCAGCACCCGCAACATCATCCGCAAGGATTTCCGCTGGTCAACAGACTTTAACTTCTCCTACAATAAAAACAAAGTACTGCGCGAAACCCTGCAGGACAATTCGTACTTCCCTTCCAGAGAAGGCAATCCTACCGGAACCATCTGGGGTATTGATTATGCCGGTCTGAATGAGCATGGTATGATCATGGTGAACCATGATGGTAAAACCCAGACATTGTCTGACTTGCTGCAACTGAAAGATGATTTTGCCGGAGATCCTGACCTGGGCGGTTTATTCCCGTACTCCGAGCTGACCAACGATCAGCAGCGTGCACTGTTCCGCAACATGGGCTCTATCGATCCGCTTTATACTGGTGGTCTGAACAACAACTTCTCCTACAAAAGGTTTGACCTGTCTATAGGCCTGTTGTTCAACCTGGGTCAGAAAGCGAAAATACAGCCTCCATACAATCCGTTCTTCTATGACCGTGCTACCAATGTGTCTTCCGCTATTCTGGACCGCTGGACACCATCCAACCCTAACGGCCAGTACCCCGGACTGTTTGGTGACGGACCACAGACCAGCGAAGAAATGAGGTTGCTCGGACATTGGCTGCAGGACAAATACTACCAGTATACAGCACTGGGATTATGGGTAAAGGATGCGGGTTATGTGCGTGTACGTAACATCACGCTGGGCTACCGTCTGCCGGAAAATATCTGCGACCGTATCCGTCTGAAAGGACTGAAGGTGACTGCTGAAGCCCGCAACCCATTTGTGTTCTCCCGTAACTACGATGGCTATATGGACCCGGAAACCATGGGCAACATCTATGCACAGCCTATTCCTAAAACATATACCATCGGCCTGAATGCCACTTTCTAA
- a CDS encoding RagB/SusD family nutrient uptake outer membrane protein: MRKVIYTAGLLAALTAFSSCKKYLDIVPVGKVIPTTVEDFRKELDAAYVIASGFDRGLSSYRGDEIKINETRSGDVNQLQPNYFWDENNGTNIATYDWRGKYQQIFYANHIIEAAPGALEGTQEQKNQLIGEAYLLRAHTHFTLVNLYGKPYNEATAASDKAVPVITKVDLEKTSPRNTVKEAYNQINADLEAGLALVNVDQYETATSFRFTKLSGLALSARVYLYTHQWNKALDAAKAVLDKKSALVDFNKTNTQPTLYNSVETLQAFEQPYNSVSAGTALVSDKLFASYNTTGDLRLKIFYGKDSKNNNTVLKTANSNSYRQSFRVAEMYLIAAEAAAQLNQPEQARNYLNQLKQYRLTPDFYQAEVTRLASLSGNALLQEIYDERFRELSFEGHRWFDLRRTTQPQIVHTIKSKTVTLQAGDPRYTIRIPTDAVANNPLLAE; encoded by the coding sequence ATGCGTAAAGTAATATATACCGCCGGACTGTTGGCTGCGCTGACTGCCTTCTCTTCCTGCAAAAAATACCTGGACATTGTGCCGGTAGGGAAAGTGATCCCTACCACGGTAGAAGACTTCCGTAAAGAGCTGGATGCCGCCTACGTCATCGCCAGCGGCTTCGATAGAGGGTTGTCCTCTTACCGCGGCGATGAAATAAAAATCAATGAAACCCGTAGCGGTGATGTAAACCAGCTCCAGCCTAATTATTTCTGGGATGAGAACAATGGTACCAATATCGCCACCTATGACTGGAGAGGCAAGTATCAGCAGATATTTTATGCCAACCATATCATTGAAGCTGCACCTGGTGCCCTGGAAGGCACACAGGAGCAGAAAAACCAATTGATAGGAGAAGCTTACCTGCTGCGTGCACACACGCACTTTACCCTGGTAAATCTCTATGGTAAGCCTTACAATGAAGCTACCGCAGCTTCTGATAAGGCAGTACCGGTAATTACCAAAGTAGACCTGGAAAAAACCAGTCCCCGTAACACGGTAAAAGAAGCATACAATCAGATAAATGCCGACCTGGAAGCAGGTCTGGCGCTGGTAAATGTAGACCAGTATGAAACAGCTACCTCATTCAGGTTTACTAAACTGTCGGGTCTGGCCCTGTCAGCAAGAGTGTACCTGTATACTCACCAGTGGAACAAAGCCCTGGATGCGGCAAAAGCTGTGCTGGATAAAAAGTCTGCCCTGGTGGATTTTAACAAGACCAACACCCAGCCTACTCTCTACAATTCTGTAGAAACTCTTCAGGCTTTTGAACAGCCCTATAACTCTGTTTCTGCGGGAACTGCTCTGGTATCAGATAAATTGTTTGCTTCGTACAATACAACCGGTGATCTGCGCCTGAAAATATTCTACGGTAAAGACAGCAAAAACAATAATACCGTTCTCAAGACAGCTAACAGCAACAGCTACCGCCAGTCTTTCCGCGTAGCTGAAATGTACCTGATAGCAGCAGAAGCAGCGGCACAGCTGAACCAGCCCGAACAGGCCCGTAACTACCTGAACCAGCTGAAACAATACCGCCTCACACCTGATTTTTACCAGGCAGAAGTAACCAGGCTGGCATCCCTCAGCGGTAATGCCCTCCTGCAGGAGATCTACGATGAAAGATTCCGTGAGCTCTCTTTTGAAGGCCACCGCTGGTTTGACCTGAGAAGAACTACCCAGCCACAGATTGTGCATACTATAAAAAGTAAAACAGTCACTTTGCAGGCTGGCGATCCAAGATATACTATCCGGATACCAACAGATGCTGTAGCCAACAATCCGCTGCTGGCGGAATAA
- a CDS encoding AraC family transcriptional regulator: MLFRFPPIDAPVADSTYLTFHGETFAKLKQESQAGKRTVFLTEHTLIFVTKGIKLLHLPGETIEAGPETVVLLKKGIYVMAEYIEQGLNFEAMMLFLPVKLLKAVSTEPFFNSRKVTAAPPCVIFPGGELVQAFKEQLRMYFNKPLLHTDQLLSLKQREILLLLMNSGHQRDVCDFITGALSTDPEDLDYIVRTYLLQPVTIEDLADLTNRSLATFKRDFQRIYQMPPRQWINEQRLAHARLLIDNTQQQVSEIAWQCGYDNISYFIRIFKKKYGSTPQALRAETTIN; this comes from the coding sequence ATGTTATTCCGTTTTCCTCCAATAGACGCACCTGTTGCGGATTCTACTTATCTAACCTTCCATGGTGAAACCTTTGCCAAACTGAAACAGGAATCCCAGGCAGGTAAACGTACAGTCTTCCTGACCGAGCATACCCTCATTTTTGTGACCAAAGGGATCAAATTGTTGCATCTGCCCGGAGAGACAATAGAAGCAGGCCCGGAAACAGTAGTACTGCTGAAGAAAGGAATCTATGTGATGGCAGAATACATAGAGCAGGGATTGAATTTTGAAGCAATGATGTTGTTCTTGCCGGTAAAGCTGTTAAAGGCTGTTTCCACAGAGCCATTTTTTAACAGCCGGAAAGTAACAGCAGCACCGCCCTGCGTGATCTTCCCCGGCGGAGAACTGGTGCAGGCATTCAAAGAGCAGCTGCGGATGTATTTCAACAAACCTTTATTACATACAGATCAGCTGCTGTCGCTGAAACAGCGGGAGATCCTGTTGTTGCTCATGAACTCCGGCCATCAGCGGGATGTGTGCGATTTTATTACCGGTGCACTCAGCACCGATCCGGAAGATCTGGATTATATTGTCCGTACCTACCTGTTGCAGCCCGTGACCATAGAAGACCTGGCCGATCTTACGAACCGTAGCCTGGCAACCTTCAAACGGGACTTTCAGCGTATATACCAGATGCCTCCCCGGCAATGGATCAATGAACAACGACTGGCACATGCCCGGCTGCTAATAGACAATACACAGCAACAGGTCTCGGAAATTGCCTGGCAATGCGGTTATGACAATATTTCCTACTTCATCCGCATCTTCAAAAAGAAGTACGGCAGCACCCCGCAGGCACTGCGAGCCGAAACGACTATCAATTGA
- a CDS encoding short chain dehydrogenase, producing MKIILIGGQGTIGKRVAAALAPRHELIIAGRNSGDIQVDIASETSIENMFSQLKTVDACICTAGTGYYGDFQTMRQQHMLAGITGKLMGQVNLVLIGKQYLSEGGSFTLTSGIAAEHPAKNGTTVAMINGAVNSFVLGAAQELKRDQRINVVSPGLVEDSKDRYGAMFPGYNLVPMDKLVNAYLLSVEGAVNGKIIKVYS from the coding sequence ATGAAAATTATACTTATTGGTGGTCAGGGTACCATCGGCAAAAGAGTAGCAGCAGCATTGGCACCCAGGCATGAACTGATTATTGCCGGCCGCAACAGCGGTGATATACAGGTAGATATCGCCTCCGAAACATCCATCGAAAATATGTTCAGCCAGCTGAAAACAGTAGACGCCTGCATCTGCACCGCCGGAACCGGCTATTACGGCGACTTTCAGACGATGCGGCAGCAGCATATGCTCGCCGGTATAACAGGAAAACTTATGGGACAGGTCAATCTCGTGCTGATCGGGAAACAATATCTTTCTGAAGGAGGCTCTTTTACATTGACCTCCGGTATCGCTGCAGAACATCCCGCCAAAAACGGCACTACCGTAGCCATGATCAATGGTGCCGTGAATAGCTTTGTTCTGGGCGCTGCCCAGGAACTGAAAAGAGATCAGCGTATCAATGTTGTCAGCCCCGGACTGGTGGAAGATAGCAAAGACCGCTACGGCGCTATGTTCCCTGGGTACAACCTGGTGCCTATGGACAAGCTGGTTAATGCTTATTTATTGAGTGTGGAAGGGGCGGTAAATGGGAAGATAATTAAGGTTTATTCATGA
- a CDS encoding metallophosphoesterase: MIIVGDLHGGYPEMLSQIQKLGLEKTVFIQVGDWGLGFQPVDPDKKALAQIDKFLQRAQNHLYIIRGNHDNKWFWNHRDQLHLKNVHLIQDYEVQTIEQHKILFIGGGISIDRTNRILNKNYWADEIVVYNEPLLAAACANGIDMVISHIAPKEVWPHTYNPLVLHFIAKEMTAGNDLSAELKNERLLMSQVYQHVRAAGCREWYYGHYHESHAEEKDGIVFRCVSIQEMYDTNCSTHE, from the coding sequence ATGATCATTGTCGGAGACCTTCATGGCGGCTATCCTGAAATGCTATCCCAGATTCAAAAACTGGGGTTGGAAAAAACTGTGTTTATCCAGGTAGGGGACTGGGGCTTAGGATTTCAGCCTGTTGATCCCGACAAAAAAGCACTGGCCCAGATAGATAAGTTTCTTCAAAGAGCCCAAAACCACCTTTACATCATCAGGGGCAACCATGACAATAAGTGGTTTTGGAATCACCGGGATCAACTACATCTGAAAAATGTACACCTCATACAGGATTATGAAGTGCAAACAATAGAACAACACAAAATACTGTTCATTGGCGGAGGTATCTCTATTGACAGGACCAACAGGATACTAAACAAAAATTACTGGGCGGATGAAATCGTGGTTTACAACGAGCCGTTATTAGCGGCTGCCTGTGCGAACGGTATAGATATGGTTATCAGTCATATCGCTCCCAAAGAAGTATGGCCACACACATATAATCCTCTTGTATTGCACTTCATTGCCAAAGAGATGACCGCAGGCAACGACCTTTCAGCAGAGCTTAAAAATGAAAGACTGCTCATGAGCCAGGTATATCAACATGTCCGTGCAGCAGGGTGCAGAGAATGGTATTACGGGCATTATCACGAATCACATGCAGAAGAAAAAGATGGGATTGTTTTCAGATGTGTGTCTATTCAGGAGATGTATGATACGAACTGTTCTACTCATGAATAA